AATTAATAATTACGAAAATGAGAATTTCCCAATTGAAATGCCAGACCCAATTTCTGCTATCAATTTTAGAATGGAACAAATGGGCTTAAAACAAAAAGATTTGGTAGAAATGATTGGTTTTAAAAGTAGAGTGAGCGAAATAATGAATAAAAAAAGAAAATTGACTTTAGAAATGATTCGAAAATTAAATGCTCAATTACATATTCCTACAGAGGTATTAATTCAAGATTACTAGCTAATAAAACTATCAATAATCTTCATTACTATTAATCCATCTTTTACAGTACAAGGGTTTTCAGCTTTCTTTAAAAAGTAATTTACAGTAGCTTCAATCATGGGTTGTTGAATATTCTTTGGATTCGTAAAACTAAAAACTTCCTCTTTGTCATCCGAAGTTAAAAATACTTTTTCGCCATAAAATGAAAATGTAATTGTGCCTTTTGTACCGTAAATTTTACATTCGTCTTTGGTGTCTTTTTCGTTTGCGTTAAAATTCCAAATTCCTCTAAATTGAATTCCGTTTTTAAAGTTGATAATTCCGTTTACAATATTATCTACATTATCATTTTTTAAGGAATGGGAAAAACCTGTTGAGTTTTTAATGTCACCAAAATAATAATACATTAAATCTAGTTGATGAGGTGCAATGTCATTAAAATAACCACCACCAGAAATGGCTGGTTTTAAACGCCAATGATTTTCAGTTTTGGTAATAATTTCATTTTCTTTCGATTGCAAAATTTGAATATCAGCAAACATAATGTCACCAATACTATTCGATTCAATAAGTTCTTTTACTTTTAAAAATGGCAGTAATTTTCTCCTATAATGTGCCACAACAATGGTATCGTTTTCAGTTACAATGTTATGTAGTTCATCAGCTTCATCAGCATTCAATGTCATTGGTTTTTCAAGATAAATGCACTTTTTTGCAGCTAAACATTTTTTAGCTATTTCTAAATGTGAAGAAGGTGGAGTTGCAATATATACTGCATTTATATCTTTGTTTGCTAATAAAGCATCAATTGAATCATACCAAAAAGGCACATCATGCCTTTCTGCAAAATCTTTTGCTTTAGCAGCATTTCTTCTCATAACCGCTAATAGTTTTGAGTTTTTTACTTTATTAAAAGCGGGTCCACTTTTTACTTCAGCAACATCTCCTGCACCAATTATTCCCCAATTTATTGTGTTCATTTTTATGATTTTTAGATCTCAAAGGGTTTTTAAAACTTTTGATTTCTTGCTAACTATTTAGCTTTTTGTTTTATGATGTTATTATAAGGTGTGGTTTATGGTTTTTTAAACATTAATTTTCAAGATACTTTTCTTCAAAAATATACGCTCCATTTTCTGTTATTCCTTCAACGAATAATTTTATGGAATTAGATTGTCCGTTTTTAAACGTAAAAATTAAGTCTCCATTTTCATCAATTTTGTTTTTTGGTAACCAGTCTATAGTTCCATAATGATTGTAAAATTTACTATCATAGCTTTGATAAATAGGTCTGTAAAATTTCTTATCATCACTAAAAGTTATTGGAAATTTAAATTTTGAAGCTGTTTTTCTCCTGTTTGATCTGGCTTTAGAATTGTCAGTATAAATTCTTATAGAACCATTTGCTCCTAAAATACCTTCTCCATTTCCAGATTTGTTAATTGCTATATAATCAATAGTGTTTAAATCTAACCAAAGAATTTGATTTAAGTTAGGTATTAAAAAATCATTAATAAAAACTACTGGAACTATTGTATTGCTAGTAAAAGAAGGGCTAGGTCTGTTAATTGCTAAAAGCAAATCTCCTGTTCCAATTTTGCGTTCTGCAATTATACCTTTAGATCTAAAAAAAGGTAATAAATCTTCATAGATGGGCGCTTCTTCTTGATTAAAAAAGGTTACTTCTCCAATAGTATTATTCTCAATCTTTTCTATTCTTTCCTTTTCTAAGTTTGTTGTTAAAACAATTTCATCTAGTTTTTGAACATTGCTTAAAGAATTTTTAACCAATTTGTGATTAAAGTATTCTTCTTGTATATAGTAATTTTGGCTTTTAGGAATAGTATTTTCGGTTTCTAAAACTGGAAATGAATTAGGATAAAATTGAATCAATAAATCTGCTGGGCTAAATTTACCTTTTTTGCTCATGTTTGAGATGTACAAAGGCTCGTTTTCTTCGGGTTCATATCCAAGAGCCTCAAAAGAGTTTGTGTTTTTATCAATTTCTACAATATTTGAGAGCTTTTTTTCAGTTTTATGAAAGAAATATTTTTGACCTCTTTTATTTTTTGGAATATTTATTTTTAAGTTGATGCCATTTTCAAAATCGTACTGCTGAGCGAATTCTTCTTTAAAAATTTCATCCCAATTATAACTGCTCCAACCTTGTGTAATTAATAAGTTATCTAAATCGTATTTCTTTTGTTCAGTAATATTAGAAAAATAATACCCAGCATTTTCTATATAATTATTAATGTAGGGTTGAAGTAATGTTTGAGAAAGGATATTGTTATTTTTATTGTAAGATTTTGTTTTTAAAGGCAAAACAGCAACACTAACGTTGTTAAATTTTGCTGTTTTAAAATCTTTATAATTTATTTTTACAGACAAAGAATCTTCGCTTTTATTAATAACGGAAACTTCAGAACTTTTTAAGATCGAAACTCCCTCATAATTAAAAAATAACCTTTCTGCTATCGGATTATGTTCAGCATCAAAAAGCGTAAAAACATTCATACCTGGAAAAAGATTTTTTAAAAATATTTTTTTGGTTTCAGTTTCGTTATCAGAAAATGTAAAATCGATTTTTTTTAATTGATGACTGTTATGATTTGTAACTACAAAGTTTCTATTTTCTAATTGATTTAACGTTTCTTTATTTGTAATTGCAGAGAGTAAAATATAATCTCTAACTTGAACAAGCTTTAAGTTTATACCCTGTTTATTTATGTTAGTTTTAATAGGAAAAATTAACTTTTTACCATTATAATCTATTTCTGCACTATAATTTTTGTTACTATTTGGTAACATATAAAACCTTCCAATGCCTAAATCGTTTAAAGAAAATTGAGTAACAATATTATTTTCATTATCAACAACTTTACCTTTAATATTTGTTAATCCATTACCAATATAATTTTTTACAATTACGCCCATGGTTGTTACAACATTATCAATAAGATGACCACTTTCAGGTAAAAATTGGATATCTAAATCTGTACTTGGTATTTCTTTTTTTATGGCATCATCATCATCTAAATCAATTACTTTAAAAGGTTGTACAAAGTAATTTTGTTGCTCAAAATTAAGCATCCAATTTGTAAACGCTTTAAATTGATAATCACCAGAAACAAATAAGGAATCTATGTTAAAAACATTGCTAGCAATTCCATTTTTTACATTTAATAATTTTTGTTTGATTACATTATTGTTTTCATCAGTAATAACACAATATAAATTTTTTGTTCTGGTAGATAATGTATTCTCTTTCGCATTTAAAACGTAGGCAGTAAAACCTATAGATTCATCTTTTAAATAAGTAGATTTATTAAGATGTGCATATACAACTTCTTTATAAGGTTTTGAGTAATTTATAAAGGTAGTATCTAGTTTTTTATCATTATTATTTTGTTGGCCAAATGAATTATAAGCAAAAAAAGTTATTAGTAAATAACTACATACATTCGCTAAAAATTTTGAGGAATATAGATTCATTTTTTGAATTTTTTTTTACAAGATAATCAATTTTGTACTTTCAAAACAGTAGTTTTATAAATCTTTAACAATATAATCTTTGTGCTTTTTACGGAGATATTTTCTTTAATTCAAATTTAGTTGCTATATTTGGTAAACCAATTTGGTAAACCAGTTTAATTTTAACCCACCTTATGAAAAAAACATTTCTAATTTTAAGTACTATTTTTCTTTTTATTTCTTGTGATAAAATAACTACAAATTCAATTTTAGTTAGTAATTCATCTGAGCTAATAGAAGCTACAAAAAATGCAAAAGCTGGTGATCATATTATTATTAAAAACGGAACTTATAATAATGTAGCAATTAAATTTATTGGAGAAGGTACAAAAGAGAGTCCAATAAACCTAAGTGCAGAAACTGCTGGAGAAGTTTTTTTAGAGGGAACATCGAGTTTAGAAATTAGCGGGAATTATCTAAATGTAGATGGGTTGTTTTTTAGAAATGGGTACTCTCCTAAAGATAATGTAATTGCATTTAGAACAGGTTCTAAAAAAGTAGCCAATAATAGTAGTGTAAGCAATTGTGTTATTTTAGATTATAATAGTTTAGAAAGAGATCAAGACAATCTTTGGGTGCAATTCTATGGAAAACACAATGTTTTACAAAATTGTTATTTAGCAGGAAAAACAAATGGAGGGCCAACAGTTAGAGTAGATTTAAAAGGAAACCAAAGTATTAGAAATTTTCATAAAATTATCAATAATCATTTTGGGCCAAGACCTAGAAAAGGTGGTG
The DNA window shown above is from Polaribacter sp. Hel_I_88 and carries:
- a CDS encoding Gfo/Idh/MocA family protein, with protein sequence MNTINWGIIGAGDVAEVKSGPAFNKVKNSKLLAVMRRNAAKAKDFAERHDVPFWYDSIDALLANKDINAVYIATPPSSHLEIAKKCLAAKKCIYLEKPMTLNADEADELHNIVTENDTIVVAHYRRKLLPFLKVKELIESNSIGDIMFADIQILQSKENEIITKTENHWRLKPAISGGGYFNDIAPHQLDLMYYYFGDIKNSTGFSHSLKNDNVDNIVNGIINFKNGIQFRGIWNFNANEKDTKDECKIYGTKGTITFSFYGEKVFLTSDDKEEVFSFTNPKNIQQPMIEATVNYFLKKAENPCTVKDGLIVMKIIDSFIS
- a CDS encoding type II toxin-antitoxin system HigA family antitoxin, producing MNIKPIRNEADYQNALKRLEKIFDAKKGTIQGDELEILAIVINNYENENFPIEMPDPISAINFRMEQMGLKQKDLVEMIGFKSRVSEIMNKKRKLTLEMIRKLNAQLHIPTEVLIQDY